A genomic stretch from Poecilia reticulata strain Guanapo linkage group LG20, Guppy_female_1.0+MT, whole genome shotgun sequence includes:
- the LOC103456736 gene encoding V-set domain containing T-cell activation inhibitor 1-like isoform X1 produces the protein MWRLNILHVGFIDSHEADQSKQLILNMADRSVLKTFLVLVLVPLLAVSAADPDPVSCVFRHSCLLPCQFQSGSGPEIRWSNPSSAGELLVHSYYDGQDQLDQQNQNFQGRTSLFLDQISRGNASLLLKEVKIQDEGRYKCNISTSTGYKDSFINLKINAPVSDIRIHQDGNRITCSSEGIYPQPELTWSTEPPSNTALQNRTTVHQTEEKLYDISSSLTGPDGSDLTYSCSIRTRSNRKTETLKKGESAGGKTWKVILGLIGPAAAGAAAAFLKKKCKKDGNKEKGDEKKKSKDSKKGESETFGNFSEESDSVDFKPSRAIKMIKDDIKGEFDKVKMSVTTEEPESAAAITDELQQRGGGA, from the exons ATGTGGCGTCTCAACATTCTGCATGTCGGTTTTATTGACTCTCATGAAGCTGATCAGAGTAAACAGCTGATCCTGAACATGGCAGACAGATCCGTCCTTAAAaccttcctggttctggttctggttcctctgctGGCCGTTTCTGCAGCAG ATCCAGATCCAGTTTCCTGTGTTTTCAGACACAGCTGCCTGCTGCCCTGTCAGTTCCAGTCCGGCTCTGGACCGGAAATCCGCTGGTCCAACCCGTCATCAGCTGGAGAGCTTCTGGTTCACTCCTACTATGACGGCCAGGACCAGCTGgatcagcagaaccagaactttcagGGCCGGACGTCACTGTTTCTGGATCAGATCTCCAGAGGAAACGCCTCCCTGCTGCTGAAGGAGGTGAAGATTCAGGATGAGGGAAGATATAAATGCAACATCAGCACCAGCACGGGATATAAAGACTCatttataaatctgaaaataaacg ctccaGTCTCTGACATCAGGATCCATCAGGATGGAAACAGGAtcacctgcagctcagaggggaTCTACCCTCAACCTGAACTCACCTGGTCCACTGAGCCTCCATCCAACACGGctctgcagaacagaaccacagTCCATCAGACTGAGGAGAAGCTTTATGACATCAGCAGCTCTCTGACGGGTCCAGATGGTTCTGATCTGACCTACAgctgcagcatcagaaccaggagcaACAGGAAGACAGAAACCCTTAAAAAAGGAG aaTCAGCAGGAGGTAAAACCTGGAAGGTGATTCTGGGTCTGAttggaccagcagcagcaggagcagcagccgcttttttaaagaaaaa gtGTAAGAAGGATGGAAACAAGGAGAAGGGtgatgagaagaagaagagcaaggactcaaaaaaaggagaatcagaaacatttggaaattttAGTGAAGAGTCAGA CTCAGTTGACTTTAAGCCTTCTAGAGCAATAAAGATGATAAAGGATGACATAAAAGGAGAATTTGATAAAGTAAAGATGAGCGTGACCACGGAGGAACCAGAGAGCGCTGCAGCCATTAcagatgagctgcagcagcgagggggcggagcctaa
- the LOC103456736 gene encoding V-set domain containing T-cell activation inhibitor 1-like isoform X2: MWRLNILHVGFIDSHEADQSKQLILNMADRSVLKTFLVLVLVPLLAVSAADPDPVSCVFRHSCLLPCQFQSGSGPEIRWSNPSSAGELLVHSYYDGQDQLDQQNQNFQGRTSLFLDQISRGNASLLLKEVKIQDEGRYKCNISTSTGYKDSFINLKINAPVSDIRIHQDGNRITCSSEGIYPQPELTWSTEPPSNTALQNRTTVHQTEEKLYDISSSLTGPDGSDLTYSCSIRTRSNRKTETLKKGESAGGKTWKVILGLIGPAAAGAAAAFLKKKCKKDGNKEKGDEKKKSKDSKKGESETFGNFSEESDSVDFKPSRAIKMIKDDIKGEFDKVKMSVTTEEPESAAAITDELQQRGGGA, translated from the exons ATGTGGCGTCTCAACATTCTGCATGTCGGTTTTATTGACTCTCATGAAGCTGATCAGAGTAAACAGCTGATCCTGAACATGGCAGACAGATCCGTCCTTAAAaccttcctggttctggttctggttcctctgctGGCCGTTTCTGCAGCAG ATCCAGATCCAGTTTCCTGTGTTTTCAGACACAGCTGCCTGCTGCCCTGTCAGTTCCAGTCCGGCTCTGGACCGGAAATCCGCTGGTCCAACCCGTCATCAGCTGGAGAGCTTCTGGTTCACTCCTACTATGACGGCCAGGACCAGCTGgatcagcagaaccagaactttcagGGCCGGACGTCACTGTTTCTGGATCAGATCTCCAGAGGAAACGCCTCCCTGCTGCTGAAGGAGGTGAAGATTCAGGATGAGGGAAGATATAAATGCAACATCAGCACCAGCACGGGATATAAAGACTCatttataaatctgaaaataaacg ctccaGTCTCTGACATCAGGATCCATCAGGATGGAAACAGGAtcacctgcagctcagaggggaTCTACCCTCAACCTGAACTCACCTGGTCCACTGAGCCTCCATCCAACACGGctctgcagaacagaaccacagTCCATCAGACTGAGGAGAAGCTTTATGACATCAGCAGCTCTCTGACGGGTCCAGATGGTTCTGATCTGACCTACAgctgcagcatcagaaccaggagcaACAGGAAGACAGAAACCCTTAAAAAAGGAG aaTCAGCAGGAGGTAAAACCTGGAAGGTGATTCTGGGTCTGAttggaccagcagcagcaggagcagcagccgcttttttaaagaaaaa gtGTAAGAAGGATGGAAACAAGGAGAAGGGtgatgagaagaagaagagcaaggactcaaaaaaaggagaatcagaaacatttggaaattttAGTGAAGAGTCAGA CTCAGTTGACTTTAAGCCTTCTAGAGCAATAAAGATGATAAAGGATGACATAAAAGGAGAATTTGATAAAGTAAAGATGAGCGTGACCACGGAGGAACCAGAGAGCGCTGCAGCCATTAcagatgagctgcagcagcgag GGGGCGGAGCCTAa